AATTTTAAATAGTGCTTTTATCCAAAGAGCTTTGCAATTTGCCTCTTGTTGACTCATTGACGAGCACGCTGACCACTTGGAGACCGATGACTCACATACATCATGACCGTCATGATTCAttcttcatgtttgttttgatttgctgaattttctttttaacgATGCGCCAGCTTTTCCACCGCAGCCAACTTTTTTGggatatttcatgtttttgtttgtattctttAATTTCTAGTATTTCCTGTCAGTTTTTTTatgcacaaaatgaaaatgcacaCAACAGATGGATGGAAACGCACTTAATGatacacaaaatgtgttttgttgaaacaataaatatacataatTTTAACTTGGTTCGTGCATTTTGATGCATATGCAACGAACATACCATCTGATATTCAACATATGTAGCTGTTTTAAATAGACGTTCTACCACTGTACAACATATAATGTGAAGTGTGCGTCCCTTCTTGTCCTCACAGAACGACCAGTCGACAGGTGAAATCAAAGTGATTGGTGGAGATGACCTTTCTACTTTGACGGGCAAGGTAAGAAGAGCAGcatgtttatgttgtgttgaTATGTGTTGACACTGTGAtcatttacacctggtattaaaatgAGATCCACGTCCAGATACGCTCTCCGATAAAAAATAACCCGATCTTGCCTTTGTGTTTACACCTGGTATTTTTGGCATTTCTTGTTATCCCCATTTAGATCAGATCTCTGTCCTCCAGAGCAAAAGCTACGCATGAGTAATTTCTTACCGTGGATCATTCATTCCCCGCCCCATACTTGCTTTCATTTGTCACACAGTTTTGTTGAGCACAGAATAGACGTGTGATCAGTAAGGAGAAGCGTCTCTCTTTCAGCTTTTCTCACTTGCTCGCTCTTTGTATCAACTTTATGGTGTGTGCAGATGCCAACACGCTGTACGGTGCGTTTACGCCTACCAAAGTCAATATACAGCAGACTACATAATGATGTGGTCAGGCAGATCTGATCACATTCTGATTAAGACGTATTTACGCCTTGTGTTAACTTGTCTTTTTTCCTTATCTGCCGGATACAGATCACATTTTAATACCAGCTGTAAATGGGCCACAGTGATGGAGACGCAAATACAATTCGTTTGAGTTCAATTTCATACTAAAATGTATCCAGTTCACTTTTTCCTCACTAAAATAAtgatccttttctttttccacagaATGTCTTGATTGTGGAGGTACGTACAGATGTTTTCTTCTTTAGTAACTTAGACCGCTTTCTAATCCAAGACTGCTGATATGAGCTTCTCTCGTGCTCCATTTCAAGGACATCATCGACACAGGGAAGACCATGAAGACtctactgcagctcctcaaaCAGTACAATCCCCAAATGGTTAAAGTAGCAAGGTAACGCGATCCCTTTGAAACTCCCTCTGAGTACGATCTACTCCATCTTGTGGAACCACGTGATCATGTTTCTCTGAATGTATCATAAACAACAGATGGTAGTGGTTTTCATGGCAAGTCTCTGACTGTTGTGTCCCTTTTATCAGTGTTTCAGGCAGCTTTTAAGTATTATTATTGACGAttattgttttctgtcctcagTTTGTTGGTGAAGAGAACACCAAGAAGTGTTGGCTACCGGCCGGACTGTGAGTTCAAGGCATTAAATGTTTCTAACAGACGTTGGTGTATTGTACTGGATACACAGTATAGTTGCCTGAAAGTGCGTTTTAAATGAGGCTTTGCATACTTAATTCCAGTACTCTTAGTATATCACTACAAAGACAAGTAACTGATTTATTTATCCCTTTGTTTCAGTTGTAGGATTCGAGGTCCCTGACAAATTTGTGGTTGGATACGCACTAGACTACAACGAGTACTTTAGAGATCTAAATGTAAGTATTTCAGATAGATAAAGAAACTTAATGAGTAAATCAACAATATGCTGCAATACTCATGGATGCCTTTTCTGTTTCAGCATATCTGCGTCATTAGTGAAACAGGGAAGGAGAAGTACAAGGCGTGAAGAGCACCTCCGAACAGTTTTTAATGAATGGTTCTATCATGTCCTTCTGCggttcattttatattttattacttCATATTTGTGTCATAAAAATACTCTGCCTGCTCAGGGTCTCTGAGGATACACTGATGGAGCGATAGTCCTGACAGTTGCATTGCCTGCTttagcaacacacacacacacacacacacacacacacacacacacacacacacacacacacacacacacagattacacTTTGAGAAAATTGATTGCTATATAACCACATCTGGGTTAGTCAGCATGGAGCCCAGCCTCACCTGAAATTAGTATAATACTTCTACGCCCCcacactgatttatttttttaagctaTGGAGTAATTTATAAAGAGCAACGCTGCTAATTTAAAGTACATGATCACAACCGTGCTACACATCCAGATTTGACAACCTcatatttaaacaaatattgcttttattgtaattttacttttacctCAAACTATCATCAGCTGTTTTAGGGGCACTCTAAAAGAGTTACATTTTCTTGACATCTGCATGTATATTTTTGGACGACACACTTCCTGGATtgctgtgctgtgtgataaCACTTTCTTGAGATACACTCTGTAGAAAAGGTGTCCTGAATTAAACACGAGTATGCTGAAGATGAAATATCCTCTTGTTGATGAGTTTTAGTGAGCAGCCAATTTACTTTGTGTAACGGGACTCATTCTTTTTATATGCTGGAAAACATGTATAATTTACACATGTAAATGTTCA
This window of the Pagrus major chromosome 18, Pma_NU_1.0 genome carries:
- the hprt1 gene encoding hypoxanthine-guanine phosphoribosyltransferase, coding for MATSSPCVVISDDEQGYDLDLFCIPKHYASDLERVYIPHGLILDRTERLAREIMKEMGGHHIVALCVLKGGYKFFADLLDYIKALNRNSDRSIPMTVDFIRLKSYCNDQSTGEIKVIGGDDLSTLTGKNVLIVEDIIDTGKTMKTLLQLLKQYNPQMVKVASLLVKRTPRSVGYRPDFVGFEVPDKFVVGYALDYNEYFRDLNHICVISETGKEKYKA